Proteins encoded by one window of Enterococcus faecalis:
- a CDS encoding lysylphosphatidylglycerol synthase transmembrane domain-containing protein, which produces MKGKVKIGLNMLLMIIVLGVIFYVMDNSLSDIFAQLMETSWLVLIAVIFFGVVYQFAEGRSIKEIARYFNKDFTTVDGFFTSCYVAFYRIISFGTGTLLSEIYFYKKKGIPVSKSVGITALHMIMYKAAVIFLAIIGLIIQFSLFYENAPKMIPFILAGVILTLVIIAALLILSSSLKLQVLLVKFANRWFKRPKLRDWVDNCNLQIYSLRAAVQTITQDHSALLRIFSWNVFKLLFWYIIPYIVLVENHPNIDLLLVMSFTSFAVILSGVIPTPAGIGPFEFVYLLLFKPLVGNVDAVASVLLYRFGSFVLPFLIGLVYVAIEKRKSLRIEIEEIKRQTDE; this is translated from the coding sequence ATGAAAGGAAAAGTAAAAATTGGCTTAAATATGTTGTTAATGATTATCGTTTTAGGCGTAATCTTTTATGTCATGGATAATTCATTAAGTGATATTTTTGCTCAACTGATGGAAACGAGTTGGCTGGTGCTGATTGCTGTTATTTTTTTTGGTGTAGTTTATCAATTTGCAGAAGGGCGCTCAATCAAGGAAATAGCTCGTTATTTTAACAAAGACTTTACAACAGTGGATGGTTTTTTTACTTCTTGTTATGTAGCATTTTATCGGATTATTTCATTTGGCACGGGAACCTTGCTTTCAGAAATTTATTTTTATAAGAAAAAGGGAATTCCTGTTTCTAAAAGTGTGGGGATAACGGCATTACATATGATTATGTACAAAGCAGCTGTGATTTTTTTAGCAATTATTGGTTTGATTATTCAATTTTCCCTGTTTTATGAAAATGCGCCTAAGATGATTCCATTCATTTTAGCAGGTGTTATTTTAACATTAGTAATAATTGCAGCATTACTTATTTTATCTAGTAGCTTAAAGTTGCAAGTTTTATTGGTTAAGTTTGCCAATCGTTGGTTTAAACGACCAAAACTAAGAGATTGGGTGGATAATTGTAATTTACAAATCTATTCCTTGCGGGCAGCTGTCCAAACAATTACACAAGATCACTCAGCGTTGCTTCGAATCTTTTCATGGAATGTATTTAAATTATTATTTTGGTACATTATTCCTTACATTGTTTTAGTAGAAAATCACCCGAATATTGATTTATTATTAGTGATGTCCTTTACCAGTTTTGCTGTTATTCTTTCAGGAGTTATTCCGACACCTGCTGGCATTGGTCCATTTGAATTTGTTTACTTATTGTTGTTTAAACCATTGGTCGGCAATGTTGATGCTGTAGCATCTGTTTTACTGTATCGATTTGGTAGCTTTGTGTTACCCTTTTTGATTGGCTTGGTTTATGTCGCCATTGAGAAACGAAAATCATTACGCATTGAGATTGAAGAAATAAAACGTCAAACAGATGAATAA
- the pepT gene encoding peptidase T, protein MYENLLPRFLRYVKTETRSDATSTTTPSTQTQVAFAQTLKKELEELGMSDVIYNETNGFVIATLPSNVEKDVRSIGFIAHMDTADFNAVNVSPQIVENYDGESTIPLDKEGKFTLNTKDFPNLKNYRGETLITTDGTTLLGADDKSGIAEIMTAMEYLINHPEIKHGTIRVAFGPDEEIGVGADKFDVAQFNVDFAYTMDGGPVGELQFETFNAAQAEITIQGKNVHPGTAKNTMINALQLGIDFHNALPADEVPEKTAGEEGFYHLAAFAGTPEEATMTYIIRDHNREIFEARKAKIKEIQQTLNAPFDEERIKVDLFDQYYNMREVIEKDMSIVEIAKQAMEELSIQPIIEPVRGGTDGSKISYLGIPTPNIFAGGENMHGRFEFVSLQAMEKATNVIIKIAELNAK, encoded by the coding sequence ATGTATGAAAATCTATTACCTCGTTTTTTACGCTATGTGAAAACAGAAACACGCTCAGATGCAACTAGCACAACGACACCATCAACACAAACACAAGTAGCCTTTGCACAAACCTTAAAAAAAGAATTAGAAGAATTAGGAATGAGCGATGTTATTTATAACGAAACAAATGGTTTTGTGATTGCTACGTTACCTAGTAACGTGGAGAAAGACGTTCGTTCAATCGGCTTTATTGCCCATATGGATACCGCTGATTTTAATGCAGTGAATGTTTCTCCGCAAATTGTTGAGAACTATGACGGAGAATCAACGATTCCTTTAGATAAAGAAGGCAAATTCACTTTAAATACGAAAGACTTTCCTAACTTAAAAAATTATCGTGGTGAAACACTTATCACAACAGATGGTACCACTTTATTAGGGGCTGATGATAAATCAGGTATTGCGGAAATAATGACAGCCATGGAATATTTAATTAATCACCCAGAAATTAAACATGGCACCATTCGTGTGGCTTTCGGTCCTGACGAAGAAATTGGTGTAGGTGCCGACAAATTTGATGTCGCTCAATTTAACGTGGATTTTGCTTATACAATGGATGGCGGACCAGTAGGTGAATTACAATTTGAAACGTTTAATGCGGCGCAAGCAGAAATTACAATTCAAGGGAAAAACGTTCATCCAGGAACAGCAAAAAATACAATGATTAATGCGTTACAATTAGGAATTGATTTCCATAATGCCTTACCTGCTGACGAAGTTCCAGAAAAAACAGCAGGTGAAGAAGGCTTTTATCATTTAGCAGCGTTTGCTGGAACGCCAGAAGAAGCTACAATGACGTATATTATTCGCGATCACAATCGCGAGATTTTTGAAGCACGTAAAGCTAAAATTAAAGAAATTCAGCAAACATTGAATGCACCATTTGATGAAGAACGAATCAAAGTTGATTTATTTGATCAATACTATAATATGCGAGAAGTGATTGAAAAAGATATGTCCATTGTCGAAATTGCTAAACAAGCAATGGAAGAATTGTCAATTCAACCAATTATTGAACCTGTTCGCGGTGGAACGGATGGCTCAAAAATTTCTTATTTAGGGATTCCCACACCAAATATCTTTGCTGGTGGCGAAAATATGCATGGCCGTTTTGAATTTGTTTCATTACAAGCCATGGAAAAAGCGACCAATGTGATTATTAAAATTGCTGAATTAAATGCAAAATAA
- a CDS encoding NADH-quinone oxidoreductase subunit F, whose amino-acid sequence MLKRNQPMLLERMGKMQSATDVAEYCKYDGFDGLKRAISLSDEEILNELDVAHLRGRGGAAYPLGKKWRHLYHAKGTTKYIVCNADEGEPGTFKDKVLLSEDPLSVIEGMIIAGYLFSAKAGYIYMRGEYRRIQKTFQEALDNARQAGFLGENILGIEGFNYDITIISGAGAYICGENSALLNSIEGKTGRPRVKPPHLADVGLYLQPTLVNNVESFASVPVILREGGQTFLEMGTADGGGTKLICLSGHIKNRGLYEVNLGTPLEEIIYGEQYGGGSATGRSLKFIHFGGQSGPIGAVATLRDCLYSYEDLWAHDLSVGSGAIVVMDDSVNVVDYLVHVAAFFAHESCGKCTPCRLGTTRILELLSKFNRNEATASDLPRLEKMLTHVTRLSACGLGQSVANPMKSALALFPEEFETTAETEIYATSKGGW is encoded by the coding sequence ATGCTTAAGAGAAACCAACCAATGTTATTAGAGAGAATGGGAAAAATGCAATCTGCGACCGATGTTGCTGAATATTGTAAATACGATGGATTTGATGGTTTAAAAAGAGCAATTTCACTATCGGATGAAGAAATTTTAAACGAACTGGATGTTGCTCACTTAAGAGGTCGCGGTGGAGCAGCCTATCCTTTAGGAAAAAAATGGCGCCATCTTTATCATGCAAAAGGAACCACAAAGTACATTGTTTGTAATGCTGATGAAGGCGAACCAGGGACCTTTAAGGATAAAGTACTTTTATCTGAAGATCCATTGAGTGTGATTGAAGGAATGATCATTGCTGGTTATTTATTTTCAGCAAAAGCAGGTTATATTTATATGCGAGGAGAATATCGCAGAATCCAAAAAACATTTCAAGAAGCACTGGATAATGCACGACAAGCTGGCTTTTTAGGGGAAAACATTTTAGGAATTGAAGGATTCAATTATGATATTACGATTATTTCTGGTGCTGGCGCCTATATTTGTGGGGAAAATTCAGCACTTTTAAATTCAATTGAAGGAAAAACGGGGCGGCCGCGTGTTAAACCACCACACTTAGCAGATGTTGGTTTATATTTGCAACCAACATTAGTAAATAATGTTGAATCATTTGCAAGTGTTCCTGTAATTTTACGAGAAGGTGGACAAACCTTTTTAGAGATGGGTACTGCCGATGGTGGCGGAACAAAGCTAATTTGTTTGTCTGGACATATTAAAAATCGGGGCTTATACGAGGTCAACCTTGGAACACCATTAGAAGAAATAATTTATGGCGAGCAATACGGCGGAGGCTCTGCAACTGGTCGATCATTAAAATTTATTCACTTCGGTGGACAATCCGGTCCAATTGGTGCTGTCGCAACGTTAAGGGATTGTTTGTATTCCTACGAAGATTTATGGGCCCATGACTTATCTGTCGGCTCTGGTGCAATTGTAGTAATGGATGATTCAGTCAATGTTGTGGACTATTTAGTACACGTGGCGGCCTTTTTTGCTCATGAGTCCTGTGGTAAATGCACCCCTTGTCGATTGGGAACAACTAGGATTTTGGAATTATTGAGTAAATTCAATCGGAACGAGGCAACAGCTAGTGATTTGCCACGATTGGAAAAGATGCTCACGCATGTCACGCGATTATCAGCTTGTGGTTTGGGCCAATCCGTCGCAAATCCAATGAAGAGTGCATTGGCTTTGTTTCCAGAAGAATTTGAAACGACTGCTGAAACAGAAATCTATGCCACTAGCAAAGGAGGTTGGTAA
- a CDS encoding formate/nitrite transporter family protein translates to MDFFSSEKIVASLGDKAEMKGKLSFVRLCILGIMAGFCIALGYLAFIRITGTAPTEWGSFNNFLGGALFPVGLIALTFVGGELATGNMMVMTLGVLQKKVRVGALCYNWLVVLLTNCLGGFLVAYLFGHIVGLTEGAFLDKTVAVAQAKIADPPIVAFVSGIGCNIFVCLAVYLGALAKSYLGKMFGLWFPVMVFVVCGFQHVVANAFIIPAAIFSQSTTISWWDYLQNTLWVFLGNAVGGSLFMAVPLIFMTKPTTVKPRVEKTIQTEELYGN, encoded by the coding sequence ATGGATTTTTTCAGTAGTGAAAAAATAGTTGCAAGCTTAGGTGATAAGGCAGAAATGAAAGGTAAATTATCGTTTGTTCGACTCTGTATTTTAGGCATCATGGCTGGTTTTTGTATTGCACTGGGTTACTTGGCGTTTATTCGTATCACTGGAACTGCCCCCACAGAATGGGGAAGTTTTAACAACTTTCTGGGTGGAGCTTTATTTCCAGTTGGATTGATAGCGCTTACTTTTGTTGGTGGTGAGTTAGCAACAGGCAATATGATGGTAATGACATTAGGTGTATTACAGAAAAAGGTTAGAGTGGGCGCTCTTTGTTATAACTGGCTAGTTGTTTTATTGACCAATTGTCTAGGCGGATTTCTTGTGGCGTATTTATTTGGCCATATTGTTGGGTTAACTGAAGGTGCGTTTCTGGATAAAACAGTCGCAGTTGCTCAGGCGAAAATTGCTGATCCACCGATAGTTGCTTTTGTTTCAGGGATTGGCTGTAATATTTTTGTTTGTTTAGCGGTTTATCTCGGAGCGTTGGCAAAATCATATTTAGGTAAAATGTTTGGCTTATGGTTTCCTGTCATGGTTTTCGTTGTTTGTGGGTTTCAACACGTGGTCGCCAATGCATTTATTATTCCAGCGGCAATTTTTTCACAAAGTACCACAATCAGTTGGTGGGATTATTTGCAGAATACATTATGGGTATTTTTAGGCAATGCAGTAGGTGGCAGTCTTTTTATGGCCGTACCATTGATCTTTATGACAAAACCAACAACTGTCAAACCAAGAGTTGAGAAAACGATTCAGACGGAGGAGCTCTATGGCAATTGA
- a CDS encoding DUF1294 domain-containing protein — translation MLQWIVIIYFLVINLVLFSMMGYDKKQAKRGNWRIPERRLLTIGLVGGGLGGLMGQKKFHHKTQKPVFALCYSIGVIAMISCIYLTFK, via the coding sequence ATGCTTCAGTGGATAGTAATCATTTATTTCCTCGTCATTAATTTAGTATTGTTTAGTATGATGGGTTATGATAAAAAACAAGCAAAACGTGGGAACTGGCGTATTCCAGAACGCCGCTTATTGACGATAGGACTTGTCGGTGGCGGTCTAGGTGGGCTAATGGGACAAAAGAAATTTCATCATAAAACCCAAAAACCAGTTTTTGCATTGTGTTATTCAATTGGCGTAATCGCGATGATTAGTTGCATCTATCTAACGTTTAAGTAA
- a CDS encoding molybdenum cofactor guanylyltransferase, translating into MAKIIADCTAVLLCGGKSSRMGFDKALLKIQGQYVILQTAEKLMELFEEVILVTNDSQKFPKAFRKCTIIQDMYLGKGPLGGIVTAMNYTQKAEVFVIACDIPTFSPKLVYQLASKRGQNQVTIFDFEGRQEPLFGFYRCSCLPTFQKQLAQNNYQVRQEFERLSVKTVQLSKENQLKNVNRKEELSQWYR; encoded by the coding sequence GTGGCGAAAATTATTGCTGATTGTACAGCAGTGCTGTTATGCGGCGGGAAAAGTTCACGGATGGGATTTGATAAAGCATTATTGAAAATTCAAGGCCAATACGTGATCTTGCAAACAGCTGAAAAGTTAATGGAACTGTTCGAAGAGGTTATTTTAGTAACGAATGATAGTCAAAAATTTCCTAAGGCGTTTAGAAAATGCACAATCATTCAAGATATGTATCTTGGAAAGGGGCCATTAGGTGGGATTGTGACAGCAATGAACTATACTCAGAAAGCTGAAGTGTTTGTAATTGCCTGTGATATACCAACTTTTTCTCCTAAACTTGTGTATCAGTTAGCCTCTAAGCGTGGACAAAATCAAGTAACAATCTTTGACTTTGAAGGTCGTCAAGAACCATTATTTGGCTTTTATCGATGTTCTTGTTTACCAACATTTCAAAAACAGCTTGCGCAAAATAACTATCAGGTTCGCCAAGAATTTGAGCGTCTATCTGTAAAAACGGTGCAACTATCAAAAGAGAATCAACTTAAAAATGTCAATCGAAAAGAAGAATTGTCTCAGTGGTATCGATAA